Proteins found in one Miscanthus floridulus cultivar M001 chromosome 4, ASM1932011v1, whole genome shotgun sequence genomic segment:
- the LOC136551735 gene encoding AUGMIN subunit 5-like isoform X1 has translation MPASSVSGGSGPGGVSPDAIIEWLQDEMGYPSAPPAPEQLRKICRGNMIPVWSFLLRRVRSERTVATARRNILVHGVAARRAREGGAMGAGAGDAAAREAEARERDLAADEAERLRGVVRRQRKELRGRIAEVAREEAERKRVLSERSNARHKQVMLEAYEQQCDEACKIFAEYQRRLHQFVNQARDVRRSSIGVAGATGAVEDMQLQSDREDLYSSTIKSNRLPEDLLETAGERSIRKACETLAADMIETIRSSFPAFEGSGINSSCQLDAAKLGIDLDGEIPTDVKAVALDSLKNPFLLLQSIITYTSRMKTLIHRETDKIDIRADAELLRYKYENEQVIDAASTDASSPLPYQVYGNGKTGSQLSTRGTYDQLLERQKEHVQQFLATEDALNKAAEAKALSQKLLQRLYGTIDMAGSKKLPTGNTTQNVTNSRHLELDVWAKEREVAGLKASLSSLTSEVQRLYKLCAVWKEAEDSLKKKWKKIEEFDARRSELECIYSALQRANMDASAFWEQQPLSARGYASSTIIPACHAVVDMSTNSRDLIERELAAFSQSLDNSLCRLPATPQALLEAVGSNGVTGSEALAAAEKHAALLTARAGARDPSAMPSICRISAALQYNFVSPGTEGTDSGLASVLNSLEFCLKPCGSEASILEDLSKSINLVHTRRNLVENDRVLLNRAHRAQQEYERVANYCLKLAGEQEKVVSERWLPELRNAVQEARRCFDDCQRVRGLVDEWYEQPAATIVDWVTIDGQSVGAWINLVKQLHMEISRRTLAMSSVGDD, from the exons ATGCCCGCGTCCTCCGTCTCGGGGGGCAGCGGCCCCGGAGGCGTCTCCCCGGACGCCATCATCGAGTGGCTGCAGGACGAGATGGGGTACCCCTCGGCCCCGCCCGCACCGGAGCAGCTCCGCAAGATCTGCCGGGGCAACATGATCCCCGTCTGGTCCTTCCTGCTCCGCCGCGTCCGCTCCGAGCGCACCGTCGCCACCGCGCGCCGCAACATCCTCGTCCACGGCGTCGCGGCCCGGCGGGCGCGGGAGGGCGGGGCGATGGGGGCGGGCGCCGGTGACGCCGCGGCCAGGGAGGCCGAGGCGAGGGAGCGGGACCTCGCCGCCGACGAGGCCGAGCGGCTGCGTGGGGTCGTGAGGAGGCAGCGCAAGGAGCTCCGCGGGCGCATCGCCGAGGTCGCCAGGGAGGAGGCGGAGCGCAAGCGCGTCCTCAGCGAGCGCTCCAATGCCAG gCACAAGCAAGTTATGCTCGAAGCATATGAACAGCAATGCGACGAAGCTTGCAAAATATTTGCTGAATACCAGCGTCGGCTACATCAGTTCGTTAACCAAGCAAGGGACGTGCGAAGATCAAGTATAGGCGTGGCTGGAGCTACTGGTGCTGTTGAGGATATGCAATTGCAGAGTGATAGAGAGGATCTTTACTCATCAACTATCAAAAGCAATAGGTTGCCAGAGGATCTTTTGGAAACTGCAGGTGAAAGGAGCATCCGGAAGGCATGTGAAACTCTTGCTGCGGATATGATTGAAACAATTCGAAGTTCATTCCCGGCATTTGAAGGGAGTGGCATTAATTCAAGTTGCCAATTAGATGCAGCAAAGCTGGGTATTGACTTGGATGGTGAAATACCAACAGATGTTAAAGCTGTCGCATTGGATTCCCTAAAGAATCCGTTCCTGCTTCTGCAGTCAATCATTACCTACACATCACGCATGAAAACACTTATACATAGAGAAACAGACAAGATTGACATACGTGCTGATGCAGAGTTACTGAG GTATAAATATGAAAATGAGCAGGTTATTGATGCTGCTTCAACTGATGCAAGCTCACCCTTACCGTATCAGGTGTATGGAAATGGGAAGACTGGATCTCAATTGTCAACTCGAGGAACATATGATCAGCTACTAGAAAGACAG AAAGAACATGTACAGCAATTCTTGGCAACAGAAGATGCTTTGAACAAAGCTGCAGAAGCTAAAGCACTAAGTCAGAAGCTATTGCAACGCCTGTATGGCACCATTGACATGGCAGGAAGTAAGAAGCTGCCTACTGGGAACACCACACAAAATGTGACCAACAGTAGGCATTTAGAG CTGGACGTTTGGGCCAAGGAAAGAGAAGTTGCGGGACTAAAGGCGAGCTTGAGTTCGCTTACATCTGAGGTACAACGTTTGTATAAGTTATGTGCTGTGTGGAAGGAAGCAGAAGATTCATTGAAGAAGAAATGGAAGAAAATCGAAGAATTCGACGCCCGTCGATCAGAGCTGGAGTGCATTTACAGTGCTCTTCAGCGGGCTAATATG gatGCATCGGCATTTTGGGAGCAACAACCATTATCAGCTAGAGGATATGCATCAAGTACAATTATCCCTGCATGCCATGCTGTGGTAGACATGTCTACGAACTCAAGGGACCTCATAGAGCGAGAGTTAGCTGCATTTAGCCAGAGCTTGGATAATAGCTTGTGCAGGTTGCCAGCAACCCCTCAG GCCCTTTTGGAGGCTGTGGGTTCTAACGGCGTGACAGGATCAGAAGCACTTGCAGCTGCAGAGAAACATGCAGCTTTGTTGACTGCAAGAGCTGGTGCCAGAGATCCATCTGCTATGCCATCTATATGCCGCATCTCTGCTGCTCTTCAGTATAACTTTG TTTCACCAGGTACAGAAGGCACAGATTCCGGCTTGGCTTCAGTATTAAATTCACTGGAGTTCTGCCTAAAACCATGTGGGTCTGAAGCTAGCATATTAGAGGATTTATCGAAATCTATCAACTTGGTGCACACACGGAGAAATCTTGTTGAGAATGACCGTGTTTTGCTGAACCGTGCACATCGTGCTCAACAAGAATATGAAAG AGTGGCCAACTATTGTCTTAAATTAGCCGGTGAACAAGAAAAGGTGGTGAGTGAAAGATGGCTTCCGGAGCTGAGAAATGCAGTTCAAGAAGCTCGAAGGTGTTTTGACGATTGCCAGCGTGTTAGGGGCCTG
- the LOC136551735 gene encoding AUGMIN subunit 5-like isoform X2, translated as MPASSVSGGSGPGGVSPDAIIEWLQDEMGYPSAPPAPEQLRKICRGNMIPVWSFLLRRVRSERTVATARRNILVHGVAARRAREGGAMGAGAGDAAAREAEARERDLAADEAERLRGVVRRQRKELRGRIAEVAREEAERKRVLSERSNARHKQVMLEAYEQQCDEACKIFAEYQRRLHQFVNQARDVRRSSIGVAGATGAVEDMQLQSDREDLYSSTIKSNRLPEDLLETAGERSIRKACETLAADMIETIRSSFPAFEGSGINSSCQLDAAKLGIDLDGEIPTDVKAVALDSLKNPFLLLQSIITYTSRMKTLIHRETDKIDIRADAELLRYKYENEQVIDAASTDASSPLPYQVYGNGKTGSQLSTRGTYDQLLERQKEHVQQFLATEDALNKAAEAKALSQKLLQRLYGTIDMAGSKKLPTGNTTQNVTNSRHLELDVWAKEREVAGLKASLSSLTSEVQRLYKLCAVWKEAEDSLKKKWKKIEEFDARRSELECIYSALQRANMDASAFWEQQPLSARGYASSTIIPACHAVVDMSTNSRDLIERELAAFSQSLDNSLCRLPATPQALLEAVGSNGVTGSEALAAAEKHAALLTARAGARDPSAMPSICRISAALQYNFGTEGTDSGLASVLNSLEFCLKPCGSEASILEDLSKSINLVHTRRNLVENDRVLLNRAHRAQQEYERVANYCLKLAGEQEKVVSERWLPELRNAVQEARRCFDDCQRVRGLVDEWYEQPAATIVDWVTIDGQSVGAWINLVKQLHMEISRRTLAMSSVGDD; from the exons ATGCCCGCGTCCTCCGTCTCGGGGGGCAGCGGCCCCGGAGGCGTCTCCCCGGACGCCATCATCGAGTGGCTGCAGGACGAGATGGGGTACCCCTCGGCCCCGCCCGCACCGGAGCAGCTCCGCAAGATCTGCCGGGGCAACATGATCCCCGTCTGGTCCTTCCTGCTCCGCCGCGTCCGCTCCGAGCGCACCGTCGCCACCGCGCGCCGCAACATCCTCGTCCACGGCGTCGCGGCCCGGCGGGCGCGGGAGGGCGGGGCGATGGGGGCGGGCGCCGGTGACGCCGCGGCCAGGGAGGCCGAGGCGAGGGAGCGGGACCTCGCCGCCGACGAGGCCGAGCGGCTGCGTGGGGTCGTGAGGAGGCAGCGCAAGGAGCTCCGCGGGCGCATCGCCGAGGTCGCCAGGGAGGAGGCGGAGCGCAAGCGCGTCCTCAGCGAGCGCTCCAATGCCAG gCACAAGCAAGTTATGCTCGAAGCATATGAACAGCAATGCGACGAAGCTTGCAAAATATTTGCTGAATACCAGCGTCGGCTACATCAGTTCGTTAACCAAGCAAGGGACGTGCGAAGATCAAGTATAGGCGTGGCTGGAGCTACTGGTGCTGTTGAGGATATGCAATTGCAGAGTGATAGAGAGGATCTTTACTCATCAACTATCAAAAGCAATAGGTTGCCAGAGGATCTTTTGGAAACTGCAGGTGAAAGGAGCATCCGGAAGGCATGTGAAACTCTTGCTGCGGATATGATTGAAACAATTCGAAGTTCATTCCCGGCATTTGAAGGGAGTGGCATTAATTCAAGTTGCCAATTAGATGCAGCAAAGCTGGGTATTGACTTGGATGGTGAAATACCAACAGATGTTAAAGCTGTCGCATTGGATTCCCTAAAGAATCCGTTCCTGCTTCTGCAGTCAATCATTACCTACACATCACGCATGAAAACACTTATACATAGAGAAACAGACAAGATTGACATACGTGCTGATGCAGAGTTACTGAG GTATAAATATGAAAATGAGCAGGTTATTGATGCTGCTTCAACTGATGCAAGCTCACCCTTACCGTATCAGGTGTATGGAAATGGGAAGACTGGATCTCAATTGTCAACTCGAGGAACATATGATCAGCTACTAGAAAGACAG AAAGAACATGTACAGCAATTCTTGGCAACAGAAGATGCTTTGAACAAAGCTGCAGAAGCTAAAGCACTAAGTCAGAAGCTATTGCAACGCCTGTATGGCACCATTGACATGGCAGGAAGTAAGAAGCTGCCTACTGGGAACACCACACAAAATGTGACCAACAGTAGGCATTTAGAG CTGGACGTTTGGGCCAAGGAAAGAGAAGTTGCGGGACTAAAGGCGAGCTTGAGTTCGCTTACATCTGAGGTACAACGTTTGTATAAGTTATGTGCTGTGTGGAAGGAAGCAGAAGATTCATTGAAGAAGAAATGGAAGAAAATCGAAGAATTCGACGCCCGTCGATCAGAGCTGGAGTGCATTTACAGTGCTCTTCAGCGGGCTAATATG gatGCATCGGCATTTTGGGAGCAACAACCATTATCAGCTAGAGGATATGCATCAAGTACAATTATCCCTGCATGCCATGCTGTGGTAGACATGTCTACGAACTCAAGGGACCTCATAGAGCGAGAGTTAGCTGCATTTAGCCAGAGCTTGGATAATAGCTTGTGCAGGTTGCCAGCAACCCCTCAG GCCCTTTTGGAGGCTGTGGGTTCTAACGGCGTGACAGGATCAGAAGCACTTGCAGCTGCAGAGAAACATGCAGCTTTGTTGACTGCAAGAGCTGGTGCCAGAGATCCATCTGCTATGCCATCTATATGCCGCATCTCTGCTGCTCTTCAGTATAACTTTG GTACAGAAGGCACAGATTCCGGCTTGGCTTCAGTATTAAATTCACTGGAGTTCTGCCTAAAACCATGTGGGTCTGAAGCTAGCATATTAGAGGATTTATCGAAATCTATCAACTTGGTGCACACACGGAGAAATCTTGTTGAGAATGACCGTGTTTTGCTGAACCGTGCACATCGTGCTCAACAAGAATATGAAAG AGTGGCCAACTATTGTCTTAAATTAGCCGGTGAACAAGAAAAGGTGGTGAGTGAAAGATGGCTTCCGGAGCTGAGAAATGCAGTTCAAGAAGCTCGAAGGTGTTTTGACGATTGCCAGCGTGTTAGGGGCCTG